From one Excalfactoria chinensis isolate bCotChi1 chromosome 9, bCotChi1.hap2, whole genome shotgun sequence genomic stretch:
- the LOC140256176 gene encoding transcription cofactor HES-6-like, with product MAPSFRHGQGRAPRGGSEPRADRRARKPLVEKKRRARINESLRELRRLLAGGEAKLENAEVLELTVRRVQAVLERRAVEGGRLHREASERFAAGYIQCMHEVHTFVSGCPGIDATTAAELLNHLLESMPLNEGGLRDLMADVLAEPWPGGEAALPLAEAALGLALPSPSSGEETCSDSDEAEAEPGRTLAHGLEAAQTRGVPSPKCMWRPW from the exons ATGGCGCCGTCCTTCCGGCACGGCCAGGGCCGCGCGCCGCGGGGCGGTTCGGAGCCGCGCGCGGACAGGAGG GCGAGGAAGCCGCTGGTGGAGAAGAAGCGGAGGGCGCGGATCAACGAGAGCCTGCGGGAGCTGCGGCGGCTGCTGGCCGGCGGCGAG GCGAAGCTGGAGAACGCGGAGGTGCTGGAGCTGACGGTGCGGCGGGTGCAGGCCGTGCTGGAGCGCCGCGCGGTCG AGGGCGGGCGGCTGCACCGCGAGGCGAGCGAGCGCTTCGCCGCCGGCTACATCCAGTGCATGCACGAGGTGCACACCTTCGTCTCCGGCTGTCCCGGCATCGACGCCACCACGGCGGCCGAGCTGCTCAACCACCTGCTGGAGTCCATGCCGCTCAACGAGGGCGGCCTGCGGGACTTGATGGCGGACGTTCTGGCCGAGCCCTGGCCGGGCGGGGAGGCCGCGCTCCCGTTGGCTGAGGCCGCCCTGGGCCTGGCGCTGCCCTCGCCGTCATCCGGGGAGGAGACCTGCTCCGACTCGGACGAGGCGGAGGCCGAGCCGGGACGGACCCTCGCGCACGGACTGGAGGCGGCACAGACGCGCGGCGTGCCCTCGCCCAAGTGTATGTGGAGGCCGTGGTAA
- the LOC140256216 gene encoding transcription factor HES-5-like isoform X1 — MTAAAMAGGAHKLSSTKEERKLRKPLIERKRRERINNCLDQLKETVVGAFHLDQSKLEKADILEMTVKHLQNIQNSKLMADSKVGLEAQQRYSTGYIQCMHEVHNLLLTCEWMDKTLGARLLNHLLKSLPRSGEDTSKAALSSSSPSQQPLLTAKTPLSPKGNTPSTNPSQEHFYPAEHKQALKNSFQPPSLSGFGQVDAVPPRQVLQPNFSHNNPSMGSLDMWRPW; from the exons ATGACGGCTGCAGCCATGGCCGGCGGTGCACACAAGCTGTCCAGCAccaaggaggagaggaag TTGAGGAAACCTCTGATTGAGCGGAAGCGCAGGGAAAGGATTAACAACTGCTTGGACCAGCTGAAGGAGACCGTGGTTGGCGCGTTTCACTTGGAT CAGTCTAAACTGGAAAAAGCAGACATCCTGGAAATGACGGTGAAACACCTCCAGAACATCCAGAACAGCAAGCTGATGG CTGACTCCAAAGTGGGCCTTGAAGCTCAGCAGAGGTACAGCACGGGATACATTCAGTGCATGCATGAGGTCCACAACCTTCTCCTCACCTGTGAGTGGATGGACAAGACGCTGGGAGCACGCCTGCTGAACCACCTGCTGAAATCCCTACCCAGGTCTGGTGAAGACACCTCCAAAGCAGCACTAAGTTCTTCGAGCCCGTCTCAGCAGCCTCTCCTGACTGCAAAAACCCCACTGAGTCCTAAAGGGAACACTCCCAGCACAAATCCATCTCAGGAGCACTTCTACCCAGCGGAACACAAACAGGCTTTGAAAAATTCATTTCAGCCACCCTCGCTGTCAGGTTTTGGCCAGGTTGATGCTGTGCCTCCCAGACAGGTCCTGCAACCCAATTTTTCCCATAATAACCCCAGTATGGGGTCGTTAGATATGTGGAGACCATggtaa
- the LOC140256216 gene encoding transcription cofactor HES-6-like isoform X2: MTAAAMAGGAHKLSSTKEERKLRKPLIERKRRERINNCLDQLKETVVGAFHLDSKLEKADILEMTVKHLQNIQNSKLMADSKVGLEAQQRYSTGYIQCMHEVHNLLLTCEWMDKTLGARLLNHLLKSLPRSGEDTSKAALSSSSPSQQPLLTAKTPLSPKGNTPSTNPSQEHFYPAEHKQALKNSFQPPSLSGFGQVDAVPPRQVLQPNFSHNNPSMGSLDMWRPW; this comes from the exons ATGACGGCTGCAGCCATGGCCGGCGGTGCACACAAGCTGTCCAGCAccaaggaggagaggaag TTGAGGAAACCTCTGATTGAGCGGAAGCGCAGGGAAAGGATTAACAACTGCTTGGACCAGCTGAAGGAGACCGTGGTTGGCGCGTTTCACTTGGAT TCTAAACTGGAAAAAGCAGACATCCTGGAAATGACGGTGAAACACCTCCAGAACATCCAGAACAGCAAGCTGATGG CTGACTCCAAAGTGGGCCTTGAAGCTCAGCAGAGGTACAGCACGGGATACATTCAGTGCATGCATGAGGTCCACAACCTTCTCCTCACCTGTGAGTGGATGGACAAGACGCTGGGAGCACGCCTGCTGAACCACCTGCTGAAATCCCTACCCAGGTCTGGTGAAGACACCTCCAAAGCAGCACTAAGTTCTTCGAGCCCGTCTCAGCAGCCTCTCCTGACTGCAAAAACCCCACTGAGTCCTAAAGGGAACACTCCCAGCACAAATCCATCTCAGGAGCACTTCTACCCAGCGGAACACAAACAGGCTTTGAAAAATTCATTTCAGCCACCCTCGCTGTCAGGTTTTGGCCAGGTTGATGCTGTGCCTCCCAGACAGGTCCTGCAACCCAATTTTTCCCATAATAACCCCAGTATGGGGTCGTTAGATATGTGGAGACCATggtaa